From one Shewanella sp. GD04112 genomic stretch:
- a CDS encoding efflux RND transporter periplasmic adaptor subunit: MKKTIIAIALIAAVATAVSFSDVLQAAKPESAPHLMRTVPVVTGEVVEHPLAQSISLIGKLAADRAVVIAPQVTGKIKQIAVTSNQAVKKGQLLIELDDMKAQAAVAEANAFLNDETRKLREFEKLISRNAITQTEIDAQKASVDIARARLASAQADLHYHSLIAPFAGKTGLINFSEGKMVSIGTELMTLDDLSSMRLDLQVPEHFLSQLSIGMPVSATSRAWPGETFIGKVVAIDPRVNEETLNLKIRVQFENAKNRLKPGMMMSSTITFPPISAPIVPVQALEYSGTKRYVYVVGEDHIAHRTEVILGARVGDQVLIDSGLKIGDKVVVQGLVNMRDGLKINEVVLEAKNDANRPEAKSDVNTAETK; the protein is encoded by the coding sequence ATGAAAAAAACCATAATAGCCATTGCCTTAATTGCTGCGGTTGCCACCGCTGTGAGTTTTAGTGATGTACTGCAGGCGGCCAAACCCGAAAGCGCGCCCCATTTAATGCGCACTGTACCTGTGGTCACAGGAGAAGTGGTTGAACATCCACTGGCACAATCGATTTCACTCATAGGTAAACTCGCCGCCGATCGCGCCGTGGTTATCGCGCCGCAAGTCACAGGCAAAATTAAGCAAATCGCCGTGACATCGAATCAGGCGGTCAAAAAAGGCCAACTGCTTATCGAACTCGATGATATGAAAGCCCAGGCCGCAGTAGCCGAGGCCAATGCCTTTTTAAATGATGAAACCCGTAAACTCAGGGAATTTGAAAAACTCATCAGCCGCAACGCCATCACCCAAACCGAAATCGATGCGCAAAAGGCCAGCGTCGATATCGCCAGAGCCCGACTCGCCTCGGCGCAGGCGGATTTACATTACCATTCACTAATCGCCCCCTTTGCTGGCAAAACCGGCCTGATTAACTTCAGTGAAGGTAAAATGGTGAGTATTGGCACTGAGCTGATGACCTTGGATGATTTATCCAGCATGCGACTCGACCTACAGGTGCCCGAACATTTTCTGTCACAGCTCAGCATTGGCATGCCCGTCTCGGCGACCAGCCGCGCCTGGCCGGGGGAAACCTTTATCGGCAAAGTAGTCGCCATCGATCCCCGCGTCAATGAAGAAACCTTAAACTTGAAGATCCGCGTGCAATTTGAAAACGCGAAAAACCGTTTAAAGCCCGGCATGATGATGTCATCGACCATCACCTTCCCACCGATTTCCGCCCCGATTGTGCCTGTGCAAGCCTTAGAATACTCAGGCACTAAGCGCTACGTTTATGTGGTGGGCGAGGACCATATCGCCCATCGCACCGAAGTAATTTTAGGTGCCCGCGTGGGTGACCAAGTGCTTATCGATTCGGGCCTTAAGATTGGCGACAAAGTGGTAGTGCAAGGGCTAGTGAACATGCGCGATGGCTTAAAGATCAATGAAGTGGTGCTCGAAGCCAAGAACGATGCTAACCGTCCAGAAGCCAAGTCAGACGTCAACACCGCGGAGACGAAATAA
- a CDS encoding transporter substrate-binding domain-containing protein, which translates to MNLKSLIKISLVLQLLGLSTPCMAGRELTLVATNYPPFYTNELPDQGGVALVVKEAFKRRGYNASVKFYPFARAALLVKTGQADGIIGLWYRKEREQWAHYSEPIQAVQIVFYKRKDNPLSFSQLTELKPFTIGIGRGYANPPEIAGAGLTTEEGNSDEMNLKKLFLKRIDLVLIGHNLAEYLIKQHGDEYTDAFEQVGDPIATEVFHLGVSLAVSDQTTLVAEFNKGLESMKKDGRLAAILSRFPQLLSTSDPIEKIRTQAHP; encoded by the coding sequence ATGAACCTCAAGTCGCTAATCAAGATTAGCCTTGTATTGCAGCTCTTAGGATTATCTACGCCGTGTATGGCGGGACGAGAGTTAACACTGGTCGCGACTAACTACCCTCCCTTTTATACCAATGAGTTACCCGACCAAGGCGGCGTTGCGCTTGTGGTCAAAGAAGCCTTTAAACGTCGCGGCTACAATGCCAGTGTCAAATTCTATCCCTTCGCACGGGCAGCCTTGCTTGTTAAAACCGGCCAAGCCGATGGCATTATTGGCCTTTGGTACCGTAAAGAACGTGAGCAATGGGCACACTATTCCGAGCCCATCCAGGCAGTCCAAATTGTGTTCTATAAACGCAAGGATAATCCGTTAAGTTTTAGTCAATTAACTGAACTAAAGCCCTTCACCATAGGCATTGGTCGTGGCTATGCCAATCCGCCCGAGATAGCTGGTGCAGGACTCACGACAGAGGAAGGTAATTCAGATGAGATGAATCTTAAGAAATTATTTCTAAAACGCATCGACTTAGTCTTAATAGGTCACAACCTTGCTGAGTATTTAATCAAACAACATGGCGATGAATATACCGATGCCTTCGAGCAGGTTGGCGATCCTATCGCGACTGAAGTATTTCATTTAGGGGTTTCCTTGGCCGTTAGCGATCAAACAACCTTAGTAGCAGAGTTTAACAAAGGCCTTGAATCAATGAAGAAAGATGGCCGTTTAGCCGCGATTTTAAGCCGATTCCCCCAACTTCTATCCACTTCAGATCCGATAGAAAAAATACGAACACAAGCACATCCTTAG
- a CDS encoding metallophosphoesterase translates to MRILSESGLLHANSPSRDVYSSVSPKKRSNIAARGVLFSLLSLFAVASYSAQPILTESSVTDGPYVFLDQGKENTAYWICQSELKQTPIANNQLARPNDCGNLPQPLRHDAAPQVEADTYTHAGKIVALSDVHGQFDVMINLLKAHKIIDENNHWAFGDGHMVMTGDMFDRGHQVNEVLWFLYELDKEAQAAGGRLHLLMGNHEQMVFRGDLRYINERYKTSAELLNRSYDALYNKDTEIGRWLRSKNTLVKINNLLFMHGGISPEWVERKLNISDANQLFRQHLDDKKEELKQNDLLNFLFFTNGPTWYRGYFKDALSEKDIDQILNYFKVDHIIVGHTSQERVLGLYHNKIIAIDSSIKNGQSGELLLIDKDKLTRGLYQGEQVQL, encoded by the coding sequence ATGCGCATACTCTCCGAATCAGGCCTACTCCATGCCAACAGCCCATCACGGGATGTGTATTCGTCCGTGTCACCTAAAAAGCGCAGCAATATCGCTGCTCGGGGAGTTTTATTCTCACTGCTCAGTTTATTTGCTGTTGCCAGTTACAGTGCACAACCAATCCTTACGGAATCGTCCGTCACCGATGGCCCCTATGTGTTTCTCGACCAAGGAAAAGAAAACACTGCCTACTGGATCTGCCAGAGTGAGTTAAAACAAACTCCTATCGCAAACAATCAATTGGCTCGCCCCAATGATTGCGGCAACTTGCCACAGCCTTTACGCCATGACGCAGCACCTCAGGTTGAAGCCGATACTTATACCCATGCGGGTAAAATTGTGGCCTTAAGCGATGTGCATGGCCAATTTGACGTGATGATTAATTTGCTTAAAGCCCACAAGATTATTGATGAAAATAATCATTGGGCCTTTGGTGATGGCCATATGGTGATGACAGGCGATATGTTCGACCGCGGTCACCAAGTCAACGAAGTTCTGTGGTTTTTATATGAGTTAGATAAGGAGGCGCAAGCCGCCGGCGGTCGATTACATTTACTTATGGGTAACCACGAGCAAATGGTGTTTCGCGGCGACTTACGCTATATCAATGAGCGTTACAAAACCTCAGCCGAATTGCTTAATCGCAGCTATGATGCGCTCTACAATAAAGACACCGAAATTGGCCGTTGGCTTCGCAGTAAAAACACGCTGGTGAAGATCAACAATCTGCTATTTATGCACGGTGGAATAAGCCCAGAATGGGTCGAGCGTAAACTCAATATCAGCGATGCCAACCAGTTATTTCGCCAACATTTGGACGATAAAAAAGAAGAGCTAAAACAAAACGATCTGCTGAACTTCCTGTTTTTCACTAACGGCCCGACTTGGTACCGTGGTTACTTTAAAGACGCACTTAGCGAAAAAGATATTGACCAAATCCTTAACTACTTTAAGGTTGACCATATCATAGTCGGACACACCTCGCAGGAACGGGTTCTTGGGCTTTACCATAATAAAATCATTGCGATAGATAGCAGCATAAAGAATGGTCAATCTGGCGAGCTATTGCTGATAGACAAAGATAAACTTACCCGCGGCCTCTATCAGGGTGAGCAAGTACAACTTTAA
- a CDS encoding PilC/PilY family type IV pilus protein produces MIPFLFKCQPHNRLASSIARASSLISLNTRPQNVRHTLTSVISLILSSLIVSAASLFMAPTHADDTELYVFEASARNGSRPQVLIIFDNSGSMSSLAYDVEAPYENKRAVNYAQSGNLFYSRGSSENAAAPNPNSGREKRKFKGALNGCESSWEYLNRYGTFTGFFREYGFSGSSGSWREFSELNGSSISAVDCFEDIQENKFGNAVGEAQGLPVDSLGTASKPVRYTKASTSSSDSAKSAAKAKAEKTAFGTGKVVTVYTEDYLNWLHGPKTRVNKTRLALAKDAIESVILTTPGVDFGLAIFNMNGPYDGQRDGGRIISGIKPMSAAAKIDLLKGVNGINYAQNTPLCETLYEAYRYFGGQSQYFGDDDSNYHYYDRWGRYQGTYEANVNPFTDPEALVKFTNNYNSPFKPCQNDAYIIYITDGEPTLDNAADGLVEQLTKGVGKHTSSPVSYLSALSGWMRNEDVNPNSAGKQTVRTFTIGFSEGAASAEHLLKQTAENGGGKYFDATDASKLRSSLQTALNNILEKNASFTSPSVASNNFNRTQTFDSAYYSMFLPNKGPRWLGNIKKFKVTSDGDVVDSKGNNAIGEDGNIRAEACSYWTSAEECGASGDGNDVKRGGVLGAMQQASNRTLYSNLGSGLSPFTLSNASRKAGGDARLALYMGVDETELSEHFDWAKGIDVDNDKNQDLSAASAASGATPNWRADIMGDALHSKPLALNFGSEDQPDIRIIVGTNHGFLHMFKDEGDSVSETWGFIPYELLPNLRDLKANAPTGVHSVYGIDGSPVAYTKMQGKRIEKAWVFVGMRRGGNAYYALDITSPDNPSFMWRIDASSPGMGELGQSWSTPVVTTIPSATGDKPVLIFGAGYTPATKDGAEIGSDDSQGRGVFIVDAETGALIHQFGGSGANTQLLGIANSIPSSVAVLDGNGDGRTDRIYATDTQGNVWRMDMPTANTSTWSGFKFAALGDRSSVAGDRRFFSGPTVAQTMVTNTFELTQVVNGKSTKTVTKQNIPYDAVVVGSGHRAKPSDASRSDMFFALQDRNIVTQSFQGKPNQKPVPSALTLSDLYDVTTAAPNDKASEIAFGQKRGWYYNFSRKGEKSLSSATIVQGEVYFTSFVPGSDASVNQCLSSGKGYLYKKNLHKGTNGYRTDFLYAGELVLDTPQLVIPPAAQSDDPNAKAPTPDMFLIGIGKAVPEEATCESGNPKCIGSGPKANKIYYYVDQ; encoded by the coding sequence ATGATTCCGTTTTTATTTAAATGCCAGCCACATAATCGGTTGGCATCCTCTATTGCTCGTGCTTCTTCACTGATATCCCTTAACACTCGACCTCAAAACGTTCGCCATACGTTAACGTCCGTTATTTCTCTTATTCTGTCGAGTTTAATTGTGAGTGCGGCCAGCTTATTTATGGCGCCGACTCACGCCGATGATACTGAGCTTTATGTTTTCGAAGCGTCCGCCCGTAATGGCTCACGTCCGCAGGTGCTGATTATTTTCGATAACTCGGGCAGCATGAGCAGTCTCGCCTATGATGTCGAGGCGCCCTATGAGAATAAGCGCGCAGTAAACTATGCCCAATCGGGTAATTTATTCTATAGCCGAGGCTCATCGGAAAACGCGGCTGCGCCCAACCCTAATTCAGGGCGGGAAAAACGTAAGTTCAAAGGGGCGCTTAATGGCTGTGAAAGCTCATGGGAATATCTCAATCGTTACGGCACCTTTACGGGTTTTTTTAGGGAATATGGTTTTTCGGGAAGCTCGGGGTCTTGGAGAGAGTTTTCAGAGCTTAATGGCAGTTCCATTTCCGCTGTCGATTGTTTTGAGGATATTCAGGAAAACAAGTTCGGTAACGCAGTAGGTGAAGCTCAAGGTTTACCCGTGGATAGTCTAGGGACGGCGAGCAAACCGGTTCGTTACACTAAGGCCAGTACTAGCTCATCAGACAGTGCAAAGTCTGCGGCTAAGGCCAAAGCTGAAAAAACCGCGTTTGGTACAGGTAAAGTGGTTACCGTCTATACCGAAGATTACTTAAACTGGCTGCATGGGCCTAAAACTAGGGTCAATAAAACACGACTGGCCTTGGCTAAAGATGCGATTGAAAGTGTGATTCTAACCACGCCGGGTGTGGATTTTGGCCTAGCGATTTTTAATATGAATGGCCCCTATGATGGCCAGCGTGATGGTGGACGGATTATCTCTGGGATTAAGCCCATGTCCGCTGCCGCTAAAATTGATCTGCTTAAAGGGGTTAATGGCATTAACTATGCTCAAAATACCCCCTTATGCGAAACCCTCTATGAGGCGTACCGCTATTTCGGCGGGCAGAGTCAGTATTTTGGTGACGACGACAGCAATTACCATTATTACGACCGCTGGGGGCGCTATCAAGGGACTTACGAAGCAAACGTCAACCCTTTTACCGATCCCGAAGCATTAGTAAAGTTTACAAATAACTATAACTCGCCCTTCAAACCTTGCCAAAACGACGCCTATATCATCTATATCACCGATGGTGAACCCACGTTGGATAACGCGGCCGATGGTTTGGTGGAGCAGTTAACCAAAGGTGTGGGAAAACATACCTCAAGCCCCGTCAGTTACCTCAGTGCGCTTTCGGGTTGGATGAGAAACGAAGACGTCAATCCTAATTCTGCGGGTAAACAAACCGTTAGAACCTTTACCATCGGCTTTAGTGAAGGTGCCGCTAGTGCCGAACATTTGCTGAAGCAGACCGCCGAAAATGGCGGAGGTAAGTATTTCGATGCGACCGATGCCAGTAAATTACGTTCTTCATTACAAACGGCCCTGAACAATATCCTCGAAAAAAATGCCAGCTTTACCTCTCCCTCGGTGGCAAGTAATAACTTTAACCGAACGCAAACCTTTGATTCCGCTTATTACTCTATGTTTTTGCCGAACAAAGGGCCGAGATGGTTAGGCAATATCAAGAAGTTCAAAGTCACCAGTGATGGTGATGTTGTCGATAGCAAAGGCAACAATGCGATAGGCGAAGATGGCAACATCAGAGCCGAGGCCTGCTCCTATTGGACCTCGGCCGAAGAGTGTGGTGCGAGTGGTGATGGTAATGATGTGAAGCGGGGGGGCGTGCTAGGTGCAATGCAGCAGGCGAGTAATCGCACCTTGTACAGTAATTTAGGCTCGGGATTAAGCCCGTTTACCCTGTCGAACGCTTCTCGCAAAGCGGGGGGCGATGCACGTTTGGCCTTGTATATGGGGGTCGATGAAACTGAGCTTAGCGAGCATTTTGATTGGGCCAAGGGCATCGATGTCGATAACGATAAGAATCAGGACCTCAGTGCCGCTAGTGCCGCGAGTGGCGCAACCCCCAATTGGCGCGCCGATATTATGGGGGATGCTTTACATTCCAAACCCTTGGCACTCAATTTTGGCTCTGAAGACCAGCCCGATATTCGGATTATCGTGGGGACTAACCATGGGTTCTTGCATATGTTCAAGGATGAAGGCGATAGCGTGTCTGAGACTTGGGGTTTTATCCCCTATGAGCTGCTGCCAAATCTTCGCGATCTGAAGGCGAACGCGCCAACGGGCGTGCACTCGGTATACGGTATCGATGGCTCGCCAGTCGCTTACACCAAAATGCAGGGCAAACGTATTGAAAAAGCGTGGGTGTTTGTGGGGATGCGCCGTGGGGGAAATGCTTATTATGCCCTCGATATCACCTCCCCCGATAATCCTTCTTTTATGTGGAGGATTGATGCTAGTTCTCCGGGAATGGGCGAGTTAGGTCAATCCTGGTCGACGCCTGTCGTTACCACGATTCCGAGTGCCACTGGGGATAAACCCGTGCTCATCTTCGGTGCGGGATATACTCCTGCGACCAAGGATGGCGCTGAGATTGGCAGTGACGATAGCCAAGGTCGAGGCGTGTTTATTGTCGATGCCGAAACGGGCGCATTAATTCATCAATTTGGTGGCAGTGGCGCAAATACCCAACTGCTGGGTATTGCGAACAGTATTCCGAGCAGCGTTGCCGTGTTAGACGGTAATGGCGATGGTAGAACGGATAGGATCTATGCCACAGACACCCAAGGGAATGTGTGGCGAATGGACATGCCTACGGCAAATACCTCGACTTGGTCGGGATTTAAATTTGCCGCATTAGGGGATAGGAGTTCGGTGGCTGGGGATAGGCGATTCTTCTCGGGACCGACGGTTGCGCAGACCATGGTCACCAATACCTTCGAGTTGACTCAGGTGGTGAACGGAAAATCGACCAAGACAGTGACTAAGCAGAATATTCCCTACGATGCCGTGGTTGTAGGCAGCGGTCACAGGGCGAAGCCTAGTGATGCGTCCCGTTCGGATATGTTTTTTGCCTTGCAAGATAGGAACATAGTGACTCAGTCATTCCAAGGTAAACCTAATCAAAAGCCAGTGCCAAGCGCCTTAACCTTAAGCGACTTATACGATGTGACTACGGCGGCGCCAAACGATAAAGCCAGCGAAATCGCCTTTGGTCAAAAGCGAGGCTGGTACTATAACTTCTCTCGCAAAGGTGAAAAGAGTCTATCCTCTGCGACCATAGTACAGGGCGAGGTGTATTTCACTAGTTTTGTGCCAGGCAGTGATGCTTCGGTGAACCAATGTTTGAGTTCGGGTAAGGGCTACCTCTATAAAAAGAACTTACACAAAGGCACAAATGGCTACAGAACCGATTTCTTGTATGCCGGTGAACTGGTTTTGGATACGCCGCAATTGGTCATCCCCCCGGCTGCGCAGTCCGATGACCCCAATGCTAAGGCTCCCACTCCAGATATGTTTTTGATTGGGATTGGTAAGGCGGTGCCCGAGGAGGCGACTTGTGAGAGTGGTAATCCTAAGTGTATTGGCAGTGGTCCTAAGGCAAACAAGATTTACTACTACGTAGATCAATGA
- a CDS encoding TapY2 family type IVa secretion system protein has translation MMKYGAVCLLLLWGLQWPAMATEKEKRQDYKCYLETNQGFKLMRFSWFESKVEQYQLSLPGTKLPRLPQDKPIALYVKTVLECVKKTESFTLEEAKQAELAPENQG, from the coding sequence ATGATGAAATATGGTGCCGTTTGTCTGTTGCTGTTGTGGGGGCTTCAATGGCCTGCAATGGCGACAGAAAAAGAGAAGCGACAGGATTACAAATGCTATTTAGAAACGAATCAAGGATTTAAATTGATGCGTTTCTCCTGGTTTGAATCTAAAGTCGAGCAGTATCAACTGTCTTTACCCGGAACAAAATTACCCCGTTTACCACAGGATAAGCCGATAGCGCTCTATGTTAAGACGGTGCTGGAATGTGTGAAAAAGACGGAGAGTTTCACCCTCGAAGAGGCCAAGCAAGCCGAGCTTGCTCCTGAAAACCAAGGTTAA
- a CDS encoding DsbA family protein — MNTTENPPAVLHAIIDPLCGWCYAAAPLFDAAAAAGFSIKLHAGGMLTGPRRKQIDNQWRDYVMPHDQRIAALTGQAFGENYYEGLLRDTSILLDSAPPIRALLAVAALGGDDLAYLHAVQLAHYRDGKCASDENNLHLLAEKLGIDGAAFAREYAANEEALYQHIVASRALMNQLGAQGFPSVALETDEGHLKLLNHSRFYGQPSKWLEYLNKQLS, encoded by the coding sequence ATGAATACCACTGAAAATCCACCAGCCGTTTTACATGCCATTATCGACCCTCTGTGCGGTTGGTGTTATGCGGCCGCACCGCTGTTTGATGCCGCAGCCGCTGCCGGATTTAGCATCAAACTCCACGCGGGCGGCATGCTCACAGGCCCAAGACGCAAACAGATTGATAATCAATGGCGCGACTATGTAATGCCCCATGATCAACGTATTGCCGCGCTAACCGGACAAGCCTTTGGTGAAAATTACTACGAAGGCCTATTGCGTGACACGAGTATCCTATTGGATTCGGCGCCGCCCATCAGGGCGTTACTCGCTGTGGCCGCCTTAGGAGGCGATGATTTAGCCTACTTACATGCGGTGCAACTCGCCCATTATCGCGATGGCAAGTGCGCGAGCGATGAAAATAACCTGCATCTTTTAGCGGAAAAATTGGGGATAGATGGCGCCGCCTTCGCCCGAGAATACGCCGCAAATGAAGAGGCCCTTTATCAACATATCGTCGCTTCGCGGGCATTAATGAATCAGCTCGGCGCCCAAGGGTTTCCCTCTGTGGCGCTAGAGACCGATGAAGGCCACTTAAAGCTTCTCAATCACAGCCGCTTTTACGGTCAACCCTCAAAGTGGCTTGAATATCTGAATAAGCAGCTATCCTGA
- a CDS encoding MBL fold metallo-hydrolase has translation MTLLNNLSLVSFKPQFAAAMLVAGMATTQAAPLQVSHFNPGENSIFAVSSSFISGEHEMMLVDAQFQKNDAQTLVDTIKASGKKLTLVYISHSDPDFYFGLDVIKQNFPEVEIVATQTTVDDIKASMEGKLAYWGPILKDNAPSQLVLPKVVTTNSFSIDGEQVLIEGLEDTHPKHTFLWVPSAKTITGGVEVFDNTHVWIADTQSIESRQAWLAHLDKMSALSPETVIPGHYLGKARFDQRAISFTRDYIHAFENAAKTAKNSADLIAKMLALYPQIPSDVGLEISAKVIMGEMRWPM, from the coding sequence ATGACACTATTGAATAACCTCAGCTTGGTCAGCTTCAAACCCCAATTCGCCGCGGCAATGCTGGTGGCGGGGATGGCTACGACGCAGGCCGCACCTTTGCAAGTGAGCCATTTTAATCCGGGCGAAAACAGCATCTTTGCCGTATCTTCCAGCTTTATCAGTGGCGAGCATGAAATGATGCTGGTCGATGCTCAGTTCCAAAAAAATGATGCCCAGACCTTAGTAGATACCATTAAGGCCAGCGGTAAAAAACTTACCTTGGTGTATATCAGCCACAGCGATCCAGACTTTTACTTTGGATTGGATGTGATTAAGCAAAACTTTCCCGAGGTAGAAATCGTCGCCACCCAAACCACGGTCGATGATATTAAAGCCTCGATGGAGGGCAAGCTCGCCTACTGGGGACCAATTTTAAAGGACAATGCGCCGAGCCAATTAGTGCTGCCAAAGGTCGTGACAACCAATAGCTTTAGTATTGACGGTGAACAAGTGCTGATTGAAGGTCTAGAGGATACTCACCCTAAGCACACCTTCCTGTGGGTACCTTCGGCGAAGACCATCACTGGCGGCGTTGAAGTGTTTGATAACACGCATGTTTGGATAGCTGATACCCAGAGTATCGAGTCTCGCCAGGCTTGGTTAGCCCATTTGGATAAAATGAGCGCCCTCTCCCCCGAAACGGTGATCCCAGGCCATTATCTTGGCAAAGCGAGATTTGATCAGCGCGCGATTAGCTTTACCCGCGACTATATTCACGCCTTTGAAAATGCGGCTAAAACAGCAAAAAATTCTGCGGACTTAATCGCCAAGATGCTCGCACTCTACCCACAAATCCCCAGCGATGTGGGCCTTGAGATCAGCGCTAAAGTGATTATGGGTGAAATGCGCTGGCCCATGTAA
- a CDS encoding LysR family transcriptional regulator — protein MDRLEAAKVFVTIVERGSMIGAAEALDMSRSMVTRYLAEMEEWSGARLLHRSTRRLSLTSAGEQVLDYCQRLLELAQEVPAVSHAQSAQPRGLLRISCSQFMAHLLLPTVVRSYLAQYPQASVNFHVSSQTVDLVAERIDLAIRITNELDPTLIARRLGECESVVCAAPSYLASHSAITHPEDLTRHNCLTYSYFGDVMWRFTQTHATARATPTQEAGQIFNIPVKGNLSANDSMVVLNATLAGEGIAMQPLWAAKPHLDSGALVPLLREFKPQSLGVYGVYQSRKHMQPALRVMMDMLVEHFNGTI, from the coding sequence ATGGATAGACTCGAAGCGGCAAAGGTGTTTGTGACTATTGTCGAGCGGGGGAGCATGATTGGCGCCGCCGAGGCGTTAGATATGTCGCGCTCCATGGTGACCCGTTATTTGGCTGAGATGGAGGAATGGTCGGGCGCCCGTTTATTGCACCGCTCGACGAGACGTTTGAGCTTGACCAGTGCGGGGGAGCAAGTGCTCGATTATTGTCAGCGTTTGCTTGAGCTGGCGCAGGAAGTGCCCGCCGTCAGTCATGCTCAGAGTGCCCAGCCCCGAGGGCTACTGCGGATCAGCTGCTCGCAATTTATGGCGCATTTACTCCTTCCCACCGTCGTGCGTTCATATTTGGCCCAATACCCGCAGGCGAGTGTGAACTTTCATGTGTCGAGTCAAACCGTTGATTTAGTTGCTGAACGAATCGATCTTGCCATTCGAATCACCAACGAACTCGACCCTACGCTTATCGCAAGACGTTTAGGCGAGTGTGAGTCTGTGGTGTGCGCTGCACCGAGTTATCTTGCCAGCCATTCGGCCATCACGCATCCCGAGGATTTAACTCGGCATAACTGCCTGACCTACTCCTACTTTGGCGATGTGATGTGGCGATTTACTCAAACGCATGCCACCGCGAGGGCGACGCCAACGCAGGAAGCCGGGCAGATATTCAATATTCCGGTGAAGGGCAACCTAAGTGCCAATGACTCTATGGTGGTGTTAAATGCCACCTTGGCGGGGGAGGGAATTGCCATGCAGCCACTGTGGGCGGCAAAACCGCACCTCGATTCGGGGGCATTAGTGCCATTGCTGCGGGAATTTAAACCTCAGTCCCTAGGCGTGTATGGGGTGTATCAATCCCGCAAGCATATGCAGCCCGCATTAAGGGTAATGATGGATATGTTAGTGGAGCATTTTAACGGGACAATTTAA
- a CDS encoding TIGR00341 family protein has translation MSEDIKDHKEITRANIRVNAQLDVPFLAMNTLAAIIASYGLLANSAAVVIGAMIVAMLFSPILGLALGLVEGEKLLVRHAIKSLIVGSILVYFTAFLIGFLHSDIPITPEIMARTAPNFLDLMVAFAGGAAGAYATISPRLSTSFVGVAIATALVPPLCASAILLGHGNFELARGAFLLTFTNIVAIQFVSSVVLWLNGFHGFYFWQKSSLWELLKRNFITLILLVILVIALSVNLHNVVARQLYESKVTRIVSEQLLKFPNMRLIKVGIEEEASQWIVRVTVGGIKKPDASFVRLLESELTQTGQEKPATVRVRYFQVDVIDRDGDVKAIQEQD, from the coding sequence ATGAGCGAAGATATTAAAGATCACAAAGAAATTACCCGCGCGAATATTCGCGTCAATGCCCAGCTCGATGTGCCCTTTTTGGCGATGAACACCCTAGCGGCTATCATCGCCAGCTATGGACTCTTGGCCAACAGCGCCGCCGTGGTCATTGGTGCCATGATTGTTGCTATGCTGTTTTCCCCCATTTTAGGCCTGGCATTAGGGCTGGTCGAAGGGGAAAAACTCTTAGTTCGCCATGCCATTAAGAGTTTAATCGTGGGGAGTATTCTGGTTTATTTCACCGCCTTTTTAATTGGCTTTCTGCATTCCGATATTCCTATCACGCCGGAGATCATGGCGAGAACGGCGCCAAATTTTCTCGATTTAATGGTCGCGTTTGCGGGCGGTGCGGCAGGTGCCTATGCGACCATTTCGCCGCGCTTAAGTACTTCCTTTGTGGGGGTGGCGATTGCTACCGCATTAGTCCCACCCCTGTGTGCCTCGGCGATATTGCTAGGTCATGGGAATTTTGAACTCGCCCGAGGCGCCTTCTTGCTGACGTTTACCAACATAGTCGCCATCCAATTTGTGTCCTCCGTGGTGCTGTGGTTGAACGGTTTCCACGGATTTTATTTTTGGCAAAAAAGCTCACTGTGGGAGTTATTGAAACGTAACTTCATCACATTGATCCTGCTGGTTATTTTAGTCATTGCCCTCAGCGTGAATCTGCATAATGTGGTGGCAAGGCAATTGTATGAGAGCAAAGTGACTCGCATTGTGAGCGAGCAACTACTCAAATTCCCCAATATGCGGTTGATTAAAGTTGGGATTGAGGAAGAGGCCAGTCAATGGATAGTGCGGGTCACCGTTGGCGGAATTAAAAAACCAGATGCCAGCTTTGTGCGACTACTGGAGAGTGAGTTGACGCAGACGGGGCAAGAAAAACCAGCGACCGTGCGCGTGCGTTACTTTCAGGTCGATGTGATTGACCGCGATGGTGATGTTAAAGCGATTCAGGAGCAGGATTAG